One genomic segment of Musa acuminata AAA Group cultivar baxijiao chromosome BXJ3-3, Cavendish_Baxijiao_AAA, whole genome shotgun sequence includes these proteins:
- the LOC135633236 gene encoding uncharacterized protein LOC135633236, which translates to MPLGLIVGLARAMRRKRTSSLSILSSKRGPRDYYKGKNCKPTGFHTRKGGYVVMDEKLPLYVVPDLTDFKLKPYVSQCPRDATATSTSTTTTTAQSADKAK; encoded by the exons atgCCTCTGGGATTGATAGTGGGGTTGGCGAGGGCAATGCGGAGGAAGCGAACTTCATCATTGAGTATATTATCTTCAAAAAGAGGGCCCCGGGACTACTACAAGGGAAAAAATTGCAAGCCCACTGGTTTCCACACTCGTAAAG GTGGGTATGTAGTGATGGATGAGAAGTTGCCACTCTATGTTGTCCCAGATTTAACCGACTTTAAG CTCAAGCCATATGTATCACAGTGCCCCAGGGATGCAActgccacctccacctccaccaccaccaccaccgcccagtctgccgATAAGGCCAAGTAA
- the LOC135632302 gene encoding formate dehydrogenase 1, mitochondrial-like produces the protein MAMLRAAKHAMRSLGSTAPDAAPFSRMLHASPGSKKIVGVFYKASEYASLNPKFVGCVEGSLGIRDWLESQGHQYIVTDDKEGPNCELEKHIHDMHVLITTPFHPAYVTAERIKRAKNLQLLLTAGIGSDHIDLKAAAEAGLTVAEVTGSNVVSVAEDELMRILILVRNFVPGYLQVIKGDWNVAGIAYRAYDLEGKTVGTVGAGRIGKLLLQRLKPFNCNLLYYDRIKMEPALEKEIGAKFEEDLDTMLPKCDIIVINTPLTEKTRGMFNKERIGKLKKGVLIVNNARGAIMDTQAVADACSSGHIAGYSGDVWNPQPAPKDHPWRYMPNQAMTPHISGTTIDGQLRYAAGVKDMLDCYFKGQEFPAQNYIVKEGKLASQYQ, from the exons ATGGCGATGCTGAGGGCGGCGAAACACGCGATGAGATCCCTGGGTTCTACGGCTCCCGATGCGGCTCCTTTCTCAAGGATGCTTCAT GCTTCTCCCGGAAGCAAGAAGATCGTCGGAGTATTCTACAAAGCCAGTGAGTATGCTTCGTTGAACCCCAAGTTCGTAGGGTGCGTCGAGGGATCCTTGGGCATTCGGGACTGGCTGGAATCTCAAGGCCACCAATACATTGTCACTGATGATAAAGAAGGCCCAAATTGTG AGCTTGAGAAGCAtattcatgatatgcatgttctGATAACAACCCCATTTCATCCGGCTTATGTTACCGCGGAGAGGATAAAGAGGGCTAAAAACTTGCAACTTCTTCTCACTGCTGGAATTGGCTCAGACCACATTGATCTGAAAGCTGCAGCGGAGGCTGGATTGACTGTAGCAGAGGTCACCGGAAGCAATGTGGTCTCTGTTGCAGAAGATGAGCTCATGCGAATTCTCATTCTTGTCCGAAACTTCGTTCCCGGTTATCTTCAGGTGATTAAAGGTGATTGGAATGTAGCAGGAATCGCATACAGAGCGTATGATCTGGAGGGCAAGACTGTTGGAACTGTTGGTGCTGGCCGAATTGGAAAGCTTTTGCTCCAGCGTTTGAAGCCCTTCAACTGCAATCTGCTCTATTATGACCGGATCAAGATGGAACCTGCACTGGAGAAAGAGATAGGGGCAAAGTTTGAGGAAGATCTTGACACAATGCTTCCTAAATGCGACATTATTGTTATAAACACACCTCTTACAGAGAAAACCAG AGGAATGTTTAACAAGGAGAGGATTGGAAAGCTGAAGAAGGGAGTTCTTATCGTGAATAACGCTCGAGGCGCTATCATGGACACTCAAGCAGTTGCTGATGCTTGCTCCAGTGGGCACATTGCAG GTTACAGCGGCGATGTCTGGAATCCACAGCCAGCTCCCAAAGATCATCCATGGCGGTACATGCCAAACCAGGCAATGACACCCCACATTTCTGGAACTACCATCGACGGCCAA CTGAGGTATGCTGCTGGAGTGAAGGACATGCTGGATTGTTACTTCAAAGGACAGGAATTCCCAGCCCAAAACTACATTGTGAAGGAGGGAAAGCTAGCGAGCcagtaccagtga
- the LOC103977225 gene encoding probable isoprenylcysteine alpha-carbonyl methylesterase ICMEL2 isoform X1: protein MPPVALLPSLSSEPAMSLELHPHAPSPQYDEEEKASPSSSSSSASSPAAEDARPFLRRSASAAGGGGRSRRRRTVSEPSLRSLSSHTSRGRSFGRDVGHAAAETFLLTRLAITLLRYLGVGYRWITKFLALICYATLLMPGFLQVGYYYFFSSQVRRSIIYGDRPRNRLDLYLPTKVDGLKPVVAFVTGGAWIIGYKAWGALLGRRLAERGIIVACIDYRNFPQGTISDMVEDASQGISFVCNNIGSYGGDPNRIYLIGQSAGAHIAACTILDQAIKECGERECTSWSVSQIKAYFGISGGYNMLELVDHFHSRGLYRSIFLSIMEGEQNLWRFSPEVLVQDSSIKHAISLLPHVILFHGTSDQSIPSTARLLFAAKSLLIPFTVLVLRLTSFYLKEKLTQICFFRILLEGERMNCWNILLQSFMVVLQLHMPIYLQHPCHVVLFLNSCCSWLAK from the exons ATGCCACCCGTGGCCCTTCTCCCCTCCCTGTCTTCGGAGCCGGCGATGTCGCTGGAGCTCCATCCCCACGCGCCATCGCCGCAGTACGATGAGGAGGAGAaagcctccccctcctcctcctcctcctcggcgtcGTCGCCCGCGGCGGAGGACGCGAGACCCTTTCTCCGCCGCTCGGCGTCGGCTGCTGGAGGCGGCGGGAGAAGCCGGAGGCGGAGGACCGTCAGCGAACCCTCGCTCCGATCCCTCTCCTCCCACACCTCGCGGGGCCGCTCCTTCGGTAGAGACGTCGGCCACGCTGCCGCCGAGACGTTTCTTCTTACCCGCCTTGCCATCACCCTCCTCCGCTATCTCGG GGTGGGCTATAGGTGGATCACAAAGTTTCTTGCCCTTATTTGTTATGCAACTTTGCTTATGCCAGGATTTCTCCAGG TTGGATATTATTATTTCTTCTCAAGTCAGGTACGTAGAAGCATTATATATGGAGATCGGCCAAGAAATCG ATTAGATCTCTATTTACCGACAAaagttgatggtttgaaaccagttGTTGCATTTGTTACTGGAGGAGCGTGGATTATCGG TTATAAAGCTTGGGGTGCACTTTTAGGAAGGCGGTTGGCAGAAAGAGGCATCATAGTGGCATGCATAGATTATAG AAATTTCCCTCAAGGAACCATCAGCGATATGGTGGAGGATGCATCTCAAGGCATCTCATTCGTGTGCAATAACATTGGAAGTTATGGAGGCGATCCAAACAG GATCTATTTGATTGGACAATCTGCGGGTGCACATATTGCTGCTTGCACTATTCTTGATCAGGCAATTAAAGAATGTGGAGAAAGAGAGTGCACATCATGGAGTGTCTCACAAATAAAAGCATACTTTGGTATATCTGGGGG GTATAACATGCTTGAGTTGGTCGATCATTTCCATAGTCGTGGCCTGTACCGGTCTATTTTTCTAAG CATAATGGAAGGGGAGCAAAACTTGTGGCGTTTTTCTCCTGAAGTTCTGGTCCAGGATTCTAGTATTAAACATGCCATATCTTTGCTGCCTCATGTCATCCTGTTTCATGGAACAAGTGATCAATCTATACCATCAACTGCCAG ACTGTTATTTGCAGCAAAAAGTTTGTTGATACCCTTCACAGTGTTGGTGCTAAGGTTGACATCGTTTTATTTGAAGGAAAAACTCACACAGATCTGTTTCTTCAG GATCCTCTTAGAGGGGGAAAGGATGAACTGCTGGAACATATTGCTGCAGTCATTTATGGTGGTGTTGCAGCTGCACATGCCCATATATCTGCAGCACCCTTGCCACGTCGTCTTGTTCCTGAATTCATGTTGCAGCTGGCTCGCAAAATAA
- the LOC103977225 gene encoding probable isoprenylcysteine alpha-carbonyl methylesterase ICMEL1 isoform X2, whose product MPPVALLPSLSSEPAMSLELHPHAPSPQYDEEEKASPSSSSSSASSPAAEDARPFLRRSASAAGGGGRSRRRRTVSEPSLRSLSSHTSRGRSFGRDVGHAAAETFLLTRLAITLLRYLGVGYRWITKFLALICYATLLMPGFLQVGYYYFFSSQVRRSIIYGDRPRNRLDLYLPTKVDGLKPVVAFVTGGAWIIGYKAWGALLGRRLAERGIIVACIDYRNFPQGTISDMVEDASQGISFVCNNIGSYGGDPNRIYLIGQSAGAHIAACTILDQAIKECGERECTSWSVSQIKAYFGISGGYNMLELVDHFHSRGLYRSIFLSIMEGEQNLWRFSPEVLVQDSSIKHAISLLPHVILFHGTSDQSIPSTASKKFVDTLHSVGAKVDIVLFEGKTHTDLFLQDPLRGGKDELLEHIAAVIYGGVAAAHAHISAAPLPRRLVPEFMLQLARKISPF is encoded by the exons ATGCCACCCGTGGCCCTTCTCCCCTCCCTGTCTTCGGAGCCGGCGATGTCGCTGGAGCTCCATCCCCACGCGCCATCGCCGCAGTACGATGAGGAGGAGAaagcctccccctcctcctcctcctcctcggcgtcGTCGCCCGCGGCGGAGGACGCGAGACCCTTTCTCCGCCGCTCGGCGTCGGCTGCTGGAGGCGGCGGGAGAAGCCGGAGGCGGAGGACCGTCAGCGAACCCTCGCTCCGATCCCTCTCCTCCCACACCTCGCGGGGCCGCTCCTTCGGTAGAGACGTCGGCCACGCTGCCGCCGAGACGTTTCTTCTTACCCGCCTTGCCATCACCCTCCTCCGCTATCTCGG GGTGGGCTATAGGTGGATCACAAAGTTTCTTGCCCTTATTTGTTATGCAACTTTGCTTATGCCAGGATTTCTCCAGG TTGGATATTATTATTTCTTCTCAAGTCAGGTACGTAGAAGCATTATATATGGAGATCGGCCAAGAAATCG ATTAGATCTCTATTTACCGACAAaagttgatggtttgaaaccagttGTTGCATTTGTTACTGGAGGAGCGTGGATTATCGG TTATAAAGCTTGGGGTGCACTTTTAGGAAGGCGGTTGGCAGAAAGAGGCATCATAGTGGCATGCATAGATTATAG AAATTTCCCTCAAGGAACCATCAGCGATATGGTGGAGGATGCATCTCAAGGCATCTCATTCGTGTGCAATAACATTGGAAGTTATGGAGGCGATCCAAACAG GATCTATTTGATTGGACAATCTGCGGGTGCACATATTGCTGCTTGCACTATTCTTGATCAGGCAATTAAAGAATGTGGAGAAAGAGAGTGCACATCATGGAGTGTCTCACAAATAAAAGCATACTTTGGTATATCTGGGGG GTATAACATGCTTGAGTTGGTCGATCATTTCCATAGTCGTGGCCTGTACCGGTCTATTTTTCTAAG CATAATGGAAGGGGAGCAAAACTTGTGGCGTTTTTCTCCTGAAGTTCTGGTCCAGGATTCTAGTATTAAACATGCCATATCTTTGCTGCCTCATGTCATCCTGTTTCATGGAACAAGTGATCAATCTATACCATCAACTGCCAG CAAAAAGTTTGTTGATACCCTTCACAGTGTTGGTGCTAAGGTTGACATCGTTTTATTTGAAGGAAAAACTCACACAGATCTGTTTCTTCAG GATCCTCTTAGAGGGGGAAAGGATGAACTGCTGGAACATATTGCTGCAGTCATTTATGGTGGTGTTGCAGCTGCACATGCCCATATATCTGCAGCACCCTTGCCACGTCGTCTTGTTCCTGAATTCATGTTGCAGCTGGCTCGCAAAATAAGTCCCTTCTAG
- the LOC103977227 gene encoding uncharacterized protein At4g28440 → MADMKPGLRKPVFTKVDQLRPGTNGHTLTVKVVDSKMVLQKKRPDGPQVRQMRIAECLVGDETGMILVTARNEQVDMMTPGTTLILRNAKIDMFKGSMRLAVDKWGRIEVTDPADFTVKEDNNLSLVEYELVNVVEE, encoded by the exons ATGGCTGATATGAAGCCTGGGTTGAGAAAACCAGTATTCACCAAGGTTGATCAGCTTCGGCCCGGAACCAATGGGCATACATTGACAGTTAAGGTGGTGGACTCCAAGATGGTCCTGCAGAAGAAGCGCCCTGATGGGCCTCAAGTACGTCAAATGCGTATTGCAGAATGCTTGGTTGGTGATGAAACTGGCATGATTCTCGTCACTGCTAGGAATGAGCAGG TTGACATGATGACGCCAGGGACCACATTAATTCTCCGGAATGCAAAGATTGATATGTTCAAGGGATCCATGAGACTTGCTGTGGACAAATGGGGCCGTATTGAAGTGACCGATCCAGCAGATTTCACTGTGAAAGAGGATAATAACCTATCTCTGGTGGAATATGAACTGGTGAATGTTGTCGAAGAGTGA